One segment of Streptomyces sp. NBC_00576 DNA contains the following:
- the metG gene encoding methionine--tRNA ligase, with amino-acid sequence MARHLITSALPYINGIKHLGNMVGSMLPADVYSRYLRQRGHDVLYICATDEHGTPAELAAKEQGIPVADFCAQAHDAQKAVYDGFGLAFDYFGRSSSPQNVEITQHFARRLGENGFIEERAIRQVYSPTDGRFLPDRYVEGTCPHCGYDKARGDQCENCTRVLDPTDLIDPRSAISGSTDLEVRETKHLFLLQSKLQHEVEEWVTAHESQWPHLASSIARKWLTEGLHDRAITRDLDWGVPVPADTWPELAAEGKVFYVWFDAPIEYIGATKEWADATGGDWKSWWYEADAGDNPVRYTEFMAKDNVPFHTVMFPATELGVREPWKKVDVVKAFNWLTYYGGKFSTSQKRGVFTDQALAILPADYWRYFLIANAPESDDSSFTWEHFTATVNKDLADTLGNFVNRVLSFSKKRFGDEVPAGAAAGEAEAKLGEQIAELLAEYESQLEALQFRKAAAALRALWSAGNSYLEEKAPWLEIKTDQDGAALTLRTAMNLIHLYSVVSEPFIPMTAATMRAAFALHNDTQTWVTVDEAKSLSAVPAGTAFTVPPVLFAKLTDEDLETYKERFGGAPE; translated from the coding sequence ATGGCTCGACACCTCATCACCAGCGCCCTTCCGTACATCAACGGGATCAAGCACCTGGGCAACATGGTGGGGTCCATGCTCCCGGCGGACGTCTACTCCCGCTATCTCCGCCAGCGCGGCCACGACGTCCTCTACATCTGCGCGACGGACGAACACGGCACCCCGGCCGAGCTGGCCGCGAAGGAGCAGGGCATCCCTGTAGCGGACTTCTGCGCACAGGCCCACGACGCGCAGAAGGCGGTGTACGACGGCTTCGGCCTGGCCTTCGACTACTTCGGGCGGAGTTCCTCCCCGCAGAACGTGGAGATCACCCAGCACTTCGCCCGCCGCCTGGGCGAGAACGGCTTCATCGAAGAGCGCGCGATCCGCCAGGTGTACAGCCCCACCGACGGCCGCTTCCTCCCGGACCGCTACGTCGAGGGCACCTGCCCCCACTGCGGCTACGACAAGGCCCGCGGCGACCAGTGCGAGAACTGCACCCGGGTCCTCGACCCGACCGACCTGATCGACCCCAGGTCCGCCATCTCGGGCTCGACGGACCTGGAGGTCCGTGAGACCAAGCACCTCTTCCTCCTCCAGTCGAAGCTCCAGCACGAGGTCGAGGAGTGGGTGACCGCCCACGAGAGCCAGTGGCCCCACCTCGCCTCCTCCATCGCCCGCAAGTGGCTCACCGAGGGCCTGCACGACCGCGCGATCACCCGCGACCTGGACTGGGGCGTCCCGGTCCCGGCGGACACCTGGCCGGAGCTGGCGGCGGAGGGCAAGGTCTTCTACGTCTGGTTCGACGCCCCGATCGAGTACATCGGCGCGACGAAGGAGTGGGCGGACGCCACCGGCGGGGACTGGAAGTCCTGGTGGTACGAGGCCGACGCCGGCGACAACCCGGTCCGCTACACGGAGTTCATGGCCAAGGACAACGTCCCCTTCCACACGGTGATGTTCCCGGCCACGGAACTCGGTGTCCGTGAACCGTGGAAGAAGGTCGATGTCGTCAAGGCCTTCAACTGGCTGACGTACTACGGCGGAAAGTTCTCCACGTCCCAGAAGCGTGGCGTCTTCACCGACCAGGCCCTCGCCATCCTGCCGGCCGACTACTGGCGCTACTTCCTGATCGCCAATGCCCCCGAGTCCGACGACTCCTCCTTCACCTGGGAGCACTTCACCGCCACGGTGAACAAGGACCTGGCGGACACGCTCGGCAACTTCGTCAACCGCGTCCTCTCCTTCTCGAAGAAGCGCTTCGGCGACGAGGTCCCTGCGGGTGCGGCGGCCGGCGAGGCGGAGGCGAAGCTGGGCGAGCAGATCGCCGAGCTGCTCGCGGAGTACGAGAGCCAGCTGGAGGCGCTCCAGTTCCGCAAGGCGGCGGCAGCGCTGCGCGCACTCTGGTCGGCGGGCAACTCCTACCTGGAGGAGAAGGCCCCCTGGCTGGAGATCAAGACCGACCAGGACGGCGCGGCCCTGACCCTCCGTACGGCGATGAACCTCATCCACCTCTACTCGGTGGTCTCGGAACCCTTCATCCCGATGACGGCGGCGACAATGCGCGCGGCGTTCGCGCTCCACAACGACACACAGACGTGGGTCACGGTCGACGAGGCGAAGTCCCTGTCCGCCGTCCCCGCGGGCACCGCGTTCACCGTCCCGCCGGTGCTGTTCGCGAAGCTGACGGACGAGGACCTGGAGACGTACAAGGAGCGCTTCGGCGGCGCACCCGAGTAG
- a CDS encoding VWA domain-containing protein, whose product MGILTLLRNAFGKSRKGRDAEAAPAREAESAPQQEATEPKIPAPSPEPTLTQSPTPKPTEAPSVVDDLVSAAFDNVTVPKPSRPVDEPSAPAAEPVAEALAPASEPATEVEADTKTEAAEEAKPEPVAEAEAEAKPEPVAEAEAEAETEAKAEAAAEAEPEAKPEPVAEAETEAKPEPVAEAEAETEPEPVVETTPEAEPVAEATPEPEPEPEPVVEATPEPEVTPEPEPVAEVTEAAPETEPEPEAEAVAEPEVEVEPAAEEPTPEAEPVAEVTPEPEPQSAPEPEPEPDSQDLEPAAADAEEAPQGPPAPEDDGVTGGAGGKTDTAEGEAEAVPATLLTAYNSAATTLTTLNLTNTQAKVYLVLDRSASMRPYYKDGSAQALGEQTLALAAHLDPEATVHVVFFSTELDGTGELTLPDHDNKIDELHASLGRMGRTSYHAAVEEIVTHYEKSGTEHPALIVFQTDGAPDAKTPATQSLTDAAAKHPALFFSFIAFGEPENKAFDYLRKLKTANTSFFHAGPTPRELTDTELYEGVLANWRP is encoded by the coding sequence ATGGGCATTCTCACTCTCCTGCGGAACGCGTTCGGCAAGTCACGCAAGGGGCGTGACGCCGAGGCGGCGCCCGCGCGGGAGGCGGAGTCGGCTCCTCAGCAGGAGGCCACCGAGCCGAAGATTCCGGCACCGTCCCCGGAACCGACCCTGACCCAGTCCCCGACACCAAAGCCCACAGAGGCCCCCTCGGTCGTGGACGACCTGGTCTCGGCAGCCTTCGACAACGTAACGGTCCCCAAGCCGTCAAGGCCGGTGGACGAGCCATCGGCTCCGGCGGCTGAGCCCGTGGCCGAGGCGTTGGCTCCGGCGTCGGAGCCGGCGACCGAGGTCGAGGCCGACACGAAGACCGAGGCCGCGGAGGAGGCCAAGCCGGAACCGGTGGCCGAGGCAGAGGCAGAGGCCAAGCCGGAGCCGGTGGCGGAGGCAGAGGCGGAGGCAGAGACCGAAGCCAAGGCGGAAGCGGCGGCCGAGGCAGAGCCGGAGGCCAAGCCCGAGCCGGTGGCCGAGGCAGAAACCGAAGCCAAGCCGGAACCGGTCGCCGAGGCCGAGGCAGAAACCGAGCCAGAGCCGGTCGTCGAGACGACGCCGGAGGCTGAACCGGTCGCCGAGGCGACACCGGAGCCCGAGCCGGAACCGGAGCCCGTCGTCGAGGCGACACCGGAGCCCGAGGTAACCCCGGAACCGGAGCCGGTGGCCGAGGTGACTGAGGCCGCCCCGGAAACGGAACCGGAGCCGGAAGCCGAAGCGGTTGCCGAGCCCGAGGTCGAGGTCGAGCCCGCCGCAGAGGAGCCGACTCCCGAGGCCGAACCGGTGGCCGAGGTGACCCCGGAACCGGAGCCGCAGTCTGCGCCTGAGCCTGAGCCGGAGCCCGATTCTCAGGACCTGGAACCGGCAGCCGCCGACGCAGAGGAAGCCCCACAGGGGCCACCCGCACCCGAAGACGATGGCGTCACGGGTGGTGCGGGTGGGAAAACCGATACGGCCGAAGGCGAAGCCGAGGCCGTACCCGCAACCCTCCTCACCGCATACAACTCCGCCGCCACCACCCTCACCACCCTCAACCTCACCAACACCCAAGCCAAGGTCTACCTCGTACTGGACCGCTCCGCGTCCATGCGCCCGTACTACAAGGACGGCTCCGCCCAGGCCCTCGGCGAGCAGACCCTCGCCCTCGCCGCCCACCTCGACCCGGAGGCGACCGTCCACGTCGTCTTCTTCTCCACCGAGCTGGACGGCACCGGCGAGCTCACCCTCCCCGACCACGACAACAAGATCGACGAACTCCACGCCTCCCTCGGCCGCATGGGCCGTACGAGCTACCACGCAGCCGTGGAGGAGATCGTCACGCACTACGAGAAGTCCGGCACCGAGCACCCCGCCCTCATCGTCTTCCAGACGGACGGCGCCCCGGACGCCAAGACCCCCGCCACCCAGTCCCTCACGGACGCGGCGGCAAAGCACCCGGCCCTCTTCTTCTCGTTCATCGCGTTCGGCGAGCCGGAGAACAAGGCCTTCGACTACCTCCGCAAGCTGAAGACGGCCAACACGTCCTTCTTCCACGCGGGCCCGACCCCGCGCGAGCTGACGGACACGGAGCTGTACGAGGGCGTACTGGCGAACTGGCGCCCGTAA